One part of the Rutidosis leptorrhynchoides isolate AG116_Rl617_1_P2 chromosome 1, CSIRO_AGI_Rlap_v1, whole genome shotgun sequence genome encodes these proteins:
- the LOC139886467 gene encoding two-component response regulator-like APRR2 isoform X3, with translation MVCTASDLLEWKDFPKGLKVLLLDEDINSADKLRSKLEEMDYVVSVFHSEDDALLAISDKPKGFHVAIVEVGADHEDGRFKFLEHAKDLPTIMISDVDCISTMMRCIALGAVEFLKKPLSEDKLRNIWQHVAHKECKTFEQAFNAGPKDQSDLLKCEKTSAASDVEVHMKKDTIKVEVIQYQEQNEDVSVESDKYPAPSTPQLNQGLRLVDNVDCHDHDQTIISAEKECVENDGESKFVETTCDDLVADNNNTSNESNSFKNSDEGIEKPLSNESCPDLNNNKRDIKNGNEVPQHRKSRSSKSSRRKIKVDWTTELHKKFVQAVEQLGVDQAIPSRILELMNVEGLTRHNIASHLQKYRLQRRHILPKESARKWPQVRHSTPRTYYPQKPIMAYPPYHSNHTVPSTQVYSSWPPTHNYAPPPQMWGPPYYPSWQPSERNWLWNPFSGVQAEAWGCPAVPQHTSFPQTAAQYQSRDSMQNTQILPKNDNYPGDEVIDKVVKEAINKPWLPLPLGLKPPSTESVITELFKQGISAVPPRINAPR, from the exons ATGGTTTGCACTGCAAGTGATTTATTGGAGTGGAAAGACTTTCCAAAGGGCCTTAAAGTCTTGCTGCTTGATGAAGACATTAATTCTGCAGATAAATTAAGATCAAAATTAGAAGAAATGGATTATGTTG TTTCTGTGTTCCATAGTGAGGATGATGCATTATTGGCTATTTCAGACAAACCTAAAGGCTTCCATGTAGCTATAGTAGAg GTAGGAGCAGACCATGAAGATGGAAGGTTTAAGTTTCTTGAACACGCTAAAGATTTGCCTACAATCA TGATTTCGGATGTGGATTGCATTAGTACCATGATGAGGTGCATAGCG CTTGGTGCGGTCGAGTTCCTTAAAAAACCACTCTCCGAAGATAAACTTAGAAACATATGGCAACATGTGGCTCATAAG GAATGTAAAACCTTCGAGCAGGCGTTCAATGCAGGACCCAAGGATCAATCTGACCTGTTGAAATGCGAGAAAACTTCGGCTGCTTCTGATGTAGAGGTTCATATGAAGAAAGATACTATAAAGGTAGAAGTCATTCAATATCAAGAGCAAAATGAGGATGTATCGGTAGAAAGTGACAAATATCCGGCTCCATCAACCCCACAGTTGAATCAAGGACTACGACTCGTTGATAATGTGGATTGTCATGATCATGATCAAACTATCATTTCGGCTGAGAAAGAGTGTGTAGAAAATGACGGTGAATCCAAATTTGTCGAAACTACTTGTGATGATTTAGttgctgataataataatactagtaacgagTCAAACTCGTTCAAGAATTCGGATGAGGGTATTGAAAAGCCTTTAAGTAACGAAAGTTGTcccgatcttaataataataaaagagataTAAAGAACGGAAATGAAGTGCCTCAGCATCGTAAATCACGTTCATCTAAATCCAGTCGAAGAAAGATCAAG GTAGATTGGACTACTGAACTACACAAGAAATTCGTACAAGCCGTAGAGCAACTTGGCGTAGATCAAGCAATACCTTCTCGGATACTAGAACTTATGAACGTCGAAGGTTTGACTAGACATAATATAGCAAGTCATCTCCAG AAATATAGATTGCAACGACGACATATTTTACCTAAAGAAAGTGCCCGAAAATGGCCTCAAGTTCGACATTCAACACCAAGAACGTACTATCCGCAGAAGCCCATTATGGCTTATCCACCGTATCATTCTAACCACACCGTTCCATCCACCCAAGTCTATTCGTCTTGGCCACCTACACACAATTATGCTCCGCCACCTCAGATGTGGGGTCCACCGTATTATCCATCATGGCAGCCTTCAGAAAGAAACTGGCTGTGGAATCCTTTTTCAGGG GTACAAGCCGAAGCGTGGGGCTGCCCTGCGGTACCACAACACACATCTTTTCCTCAA ACCGCTGCTCAATATCAGAGTAGGGATTCAATGCAGAATACCCAAATCTTGCCAAAGAATGACAACTATCCG ggAGATGAAGTCATTGATAAAGTTGTGAAGGAAGCAATAAATAAGCCATGGCTACCCTTGCCTTTGGGTCTCAAACCTCC
- the LOC139886467 gene encoding two-component response regulator-like APRR2 isoform X2: MQSFQIKKLCSIERFDEINDAETAMVCTASDLLEWKDFPKGLKVLLLDEDINSADKLRSKLEEMDYVVSVFHSEDDALLAISDKPKGFHVAIVEVGADHEDGRFKFLEHAKDLPTIMISDVDCISTMMRCIALGAVEFLKKPLSEDKLRNIWQHVAHKAFNAGPKDQSDLLKCEKTSAASDVEVHMKKDTIKVEVIQYQEQNEDVSVESDKYPAPSTPQLNQGLRLVDNVDCHDHDQTIISAEKECVENDGESKFVETTCDDLVADNNNTSNESNSFKNSDEGIEKPLSNESCPDLNNNKRDIKNGNEVPQHRKSRSSKSSRRKIKVDWTTELHKKFVQAVEQLGVDQAIPSRILELMNVEGLTRHNIASHLQKYRLQRRHILPKESARKWPQVRHSTPRTYYPQKPIMAYPPYHSNHTVPSTQVYSSWPPTHNYAPPPQMWGPPYYPSWQPSERNWLWNPFSGVQAEAWGCPAVPQHTSFPQTAAQYQSRDSMQNTQILPKNDNYPGDEVIDKVVKEAINKPWLPLPLGLKPPSTESVITELFKQGISAVPPRINAPR, translated from the exons ATGCAGAGTTTTCAAATAAAAAAATTGTGTTCAATAGAGAGATTCGATGAAATAAACGATGCCGAAACAGCCATGGTTTGCACTGCAAGTGATTTATTGGAGTGGAAAGACTTTCCAAAGGGCCTTAAAGTCTTGCTGCTTGATGAAGACATTAATTCTGCAGATAAATTAAGATCAAAATTAGAAGAAATGGATTATGTTG TTTCTGTGTTCCATAGTGAGGATGATGCATTATTGGCTATTTCAGACAAACCTAAAGGCTTCCATGTAGCTATAGTAGAg GTAGGAGCAGACCATGAAGATGGAAGGTTTAAGTTTCTTGAACACGCTAAAGATTTGCCTACAATCA TGATTTCGGATGTGGATTGCATTAGTACCATGATGAGGTGCATAGCG CTTGGTGCGGTCGAGTTCCTTAAAAAACCACTCTCCGAAGATAAACTTAGAAACATATGGCAACATGTGGCTCATAAG GCGTTCAATGCAGGACCCAAGGATCAATCTGACCTGTTGAAATGCGAGAAAACTTCGGCTGCTTCTGATGTAGAGGTTCATATGAAGAAAGATACTATAAAGGTAGAAGTCATTCAATATCAAGAGCAAAATGAGGATGTATCGGTAGAAAGTGACAAATATCCGGCTCCATCAACCCCACAGTTGAATCAAGGACTACGACTCGTTGATAATGTGGATTGTCATGATCATGATCAAACTATCATTTCGGCTGAGAAAGAGTGTGTAGAAAATGACGGTGAATCCAAATTTGTCGAAACTACTTGTGATGATTTAGttgctgataataataatactagtaacgagTCAAACTCGTTCAAGAATTCGGATGAGGGTATTGAAAAGCCTTTAAGTAACGAAAGTTGTcccgatcttaataataataaaagagataTAAAGAACGGAAATGAAGTGCCTCAGCATCGTAAATCACGTTCATCTAAATCCAGTCGAAGAAAGATCAAG GTAGATTGGACTACTGAACTACACAAGAAATTCGTACAAGCCGTAGAGCAACTTGGCGTAGATCAAGCAATACCTTCTCGGATACTAGAACTTATGAACGTCGAAGGTTTGACTAGACATAATATAGCAAGTCATCTCCAG AAATATAGATTGCAACGACGACATATTTTACCTAAAGAAAGTGCCCGAAAATGGCCTCAAGTTCGACATTCAACACCAAGAACGTACTATCCGCAGAAGCCCATTATGGCTTATCCACCGTATCATTCTAACCACACCGTTCCATCCACCCAAGTCTATTCGTCTTGGCCACCTACACACAATTATGCTCCGCCACCTCAGATGTGGGGTCCACCGTATTATCCATCATGGCAGCCTTCAGAAAGAAACTGGCTGTGGAATCCTTTTTCAGGG GTACAAGCCGAAGCGTGGGGCTGCCCTGCGGTACCACAACACACATCTTTTCCTCAA ACCGCTGCTCAATATCAGAGTAGGGATTCAATGCAGAATACCCAAATCTTGCCAAAGAATGACAACTATCCG ggAGATGAAGTCATTGATAAAGTTGTGAAGGAAGCAATAAATAAGCCATGGCTACCCTTGCCTTTGGGTCTCAAACCTCC
- the LOC139886467 gene encoding two-component response regulator-like APRR2 isoform X1, whose translation MQSFQIKKLCSIERFDEINDAETAMVCTASDLLEWKDFPKGLKVLLLDEDINSADKLRSKLEEMDYVVSVFHSEDDALLAISDKPKGFHVAIVEVGADHEDGRFKFLEHAKDLPTIMISDVDCISTMMRCIALGAVEFLKKPLSEDKLRNIWQHVAHKECKTFEQAFNAGPKDQSDLLKCEKTSAASDVEVHMKKDTIKVEVIQYQEQNEDVSVESDKYPAPSTPQLNQGLRLVDNVDCHDHDQTIISAEKECVENDGESKFVETTCDDLVADNNNTSNESNSFKNSDEGIEKPLSNESCPDLNNNKRDIKNGNEVPQHRKSRSSKSSRRKIKVDWTTELHKKFVQAVEQLGVDQAIPSRILELMNVEGLTRHNIASHLQKYRLQRRHILPKESARKWPQVRHSTPRTYYPQKPIMAYPPYHSNHTVPSTQVYSSWPPTHNYAPPPQMWGPPYYPSWQPSERNWLWNPFSGVQAEAWGCPAVPQHTSFPQTAAQYQSRDSMQNTQILPKNDNYPGDEVIDKVVKEAINKPWLPLPLGLKPPSTESVITELFKQGISAVPPRINAPR comes from the exons ATGCAGAGTTTTCAAATAAAAAAATTGTGTTCAATAGAGAGATTCGATGAAATAAACGATGCCGAAACAGCCATGGTTTGCACTGCAAGTGATTTATTGGAGTGGAAAGACTTTCCAAAGGGCCTTAAAGTCTTGCTGCTTGATGAAGACATTAATTCTGCAGATAAATTAAGATCAAAATTAGAAGAAATGGATTATGTTG TTTCTGTGTTCCATAGTGAGGATGATGCATTATTGGCTATTTCAGACAAACCTAAAGGCTTCCATGTAGCTATAGTAGAg GTAGGAGCAGACCATGAAGATGGAAGGTTTAAGTTTCTTGAACACGCTAAAGATTTGCCTACAATCA TGATTTCGGATGTGGATTGCATTAGTACCATGATGAGGTGCATAGCG CTTGGTGCGGTCGAGTTCCTTAAAAAACCACTCTCCGAAGATAAACTTAGAAACATATGGCAACATGTGGCTCATAAG GAATGTAAAACCTTCGAGCAGGCGTTCAATGCAGGACCCAAGGATCAATCTGACCTGTTGAAATGCGAGAAAACTTCGGCTGCTTCTGATGTAGAGGTTCATATGAAGAAAGATACTATAAAGGTAGAAGTCATTCAATATCAAGAGCAAAATGAGGATGTATCGGTAGAAAGTGACAAATATCCGGCTCCATCAACCCCACAGTTGAATCAAGGACTACGACTCGTTGATAATGTGGATTGTCATGATCATGATCAAACTATCATTTCGGCTGAGAAAGAGTGTGTAGAAAATGACGGTGAATCCAAATTTGTCGAAACTACTTGTGATGATTTAGttgctgataataataatactagtaacgagTCAAACTCGTTCAAGAATTCGGATGAGGGTATTGAAAAGCCTTTAAGTAACGAAAGTTGTcccgatcttaataataataaaagagataTAAAGAACGGAAATGAAGTGCCTCAGCATCGTAAATCACGTTCATCTAAATCCAGTCGAAGAAAGATCAAG GTAGATTGGACTACTGAACTACACAAGAAATTCGTACAAGCCGTAGAGCAACTTGGCGTAGATCAAGCAATACCTTCTCGGATACTAGAACTTATGAACGTCGAAGGTTTGACTAGACATAATATAGCAAGTCATCTCCAG AAATATAGATTGCAACGACGACATATTTTACCTAAAGAAAGTGCCCGAAAATGGCCTCAAGTTCGACATTCAACACCAAGAACGTACTATCCGCAGAAGCCCATTATGGCTTATCCACCGTATCATTCTAACCACACCGTTCCATCCACCCAAGTCTATTCGTCTTGGCCACCTACACACAATTATGCTCCGCCACCTCAGATGTGGGGTCCACCGTATTATCCATCATGGCAGCCTTCAGAAAGAAACTGGCTGTGGAATCCTTTTTCAGGG GTACAAGCCGAAGCGTGGGGCTGCCCTGCGGTACCACAACACACATCTTTTCCTCAA ACCGCTGCTCAATATCAGAGTAGGGATTCAATGCAGAATACCCAAATCTTGCCAAAGAATGACAACTATCCG ggAGATGAAGTCATTGATAAAGTTGTGAAGGAAGCAATAAATAAGCCATGGCTACCCTTGCCTTTGGGTCTCAAACCTCC